The following proteins come from a genomic window of Mycolicibacterium rufum:
- a CDS encoding competence/damage-inducible protein A has translation MSARAGIVVTGTEVLTGRVADRNGPYLADRLLELGVELKHITLCGDRPDDIEAQLRFLADQDLDLVITSGGLGPTADDMTVEVVARFCGRDLVLDPGLEATIGDIVTGLMARFPGVDAEAVLAANRKQALIPAGAVILDPVGTAPGVVVEGRPTVVVLPGPPRELQPMWQAAVATEAVQAAIAGRTEYRQETVRMFGLPESGLAETLRDAEGSVAGFDRLEITTCLRRGELEIVTRFEPQDAAAYSALLDALRARHDREIFSTDGALIDDQIADLLQGRRIATAESCTAGLLAARLTERSGSSAYVAGGVVAYANAAKTDLLGVDATLIEQHGAVSEPVAEAMARGALSRFGADTAIGITGVAGPGGGTEGKPVGTVCFSVALADGATLTRTTTLPGGRSDVRERSTTVAMHLLRRALTGHG, from the coding sequence GTGAGCGCACGGGCGGGCATCGTGGTGACGGGGACCGAGGTCCTCACCGGACGGGTCGCGGATCGCAACGGGCCGTACCTCGCCGACCGACTCCTGGAGTTGGGTGTCGAACTCAAGCACATCACGCTGTGCGGTGACCGGCCCGACGACATCGAGGCCCAGTTGCGTTTCCTGGCCGACCAGGATCTCGACCTCGTCATCACCAGCGGCGGCCTGGGCCCCACCGCCGACGACATGACCGTCGAGGTCGTCGCCCGATTCTGCGGGCGGGACCTGGTGCTCGACCCCGGCCTCGAGGCCACCATCGGCGACATCGTCACAGGATTGATGGCCCGGTTTCCGGGCGTGGACGCCGAGGCGGTGCTCGCCGCCAACCGCAAGCAGGCGCTGATCCCCGCCGGGGCGGTGATCCTCGACCCGGTCGGCACCGCGCCCGGCGTCGTCGTCGAAGGCCGTCCGACCGTCGTCGTGCTGCCCGGCCCGCCGCGCGAACTGCAGCCGATGTGGCAGGCCGCCGTGGCCACCGAGGCCGTGCAGGCCGCGATCGCCGGACGCACCGAGTACCGGCAGGAGACCGTGCGGATGTTCGGGCTGCCCGAGTCCGGCCTGGCCGAGACGCTGCGCGACGCCGAGGGGTCGGTCGCCGGCTTCGACCGGCTCGAGATCACCACCTGCCTGCGCCGCGGCGAACTCGAGATCGTCACCCGCTTCGAGCCGCAGGATGCGGCGGCCTACAGCGCACTGCTCGACGCGCTGCGGGCCCGGCACGACCGTGAGATCTTCTCCACCGACGGCGCGCTGATCGACGACCAGATCGCCGACCTGCTGCAGGGCCGCCGGATCGCCACCGCGGAATCGTGCACGGCCGGTCTGCTCGCGGCCCGGCTCACCGAGCGGTCCGGCTCCTCGGCGTACGTGGCGGGCGGGGTGGTCGCCTATGCGAATGCGGCCAAGACCGATCTGCTCGGCGTCGACGCCACGCTGATCGAGCAGCACGGCGCGGTGTCCGAACCGGTCGCCGAGGCGATGGCCCGCGGCGCGTTGTCCCGCTTCGGCGCCGACACCGCGATCGGGATCACCGGCGTCGCCGGGCCCGGCGGCGGCACCGAGGGCAAACCGGTCGGCACCGTGTGCTTCTCGGTGGCACTGGCCGACGGTGCCACCCTGACGCGGACCACGACGCTGCCCGGCGGCCGCTCCGATGTGCGCGAGCGCTCCACGACGGTCGCCATGCATCTGCTGCGCCGGGCCCTGACCGGGCACGGCTAG